In Aliiglaciecola sp. LCG003, a genomic segment contains:
- the pseF gene encoding pseudaminic acid cytidylyltransferase → MNLAIIPARGGSKRIPNKNIKEFAGKPLIAYSIEAAQQSGLFEHIWVSTDSQQVADVARQYGAEVPFMRPDELSNDFIGTRPVTNHGIDYCIENFAKPEFCCCIYATAPFLQAEYLQQGLTQLQNNLDKSFAFSVTSFPFPIQRALSIEQGLVAPMFAEKINQRSQDLPEAYHDAGQFYWGRTDDYLSSKGIFSKHSLPVVLPRHLVQDIDTVEDWDRAELMYQAYMGGKQS, encoded by the coding sequence TTGAATTTGGCAATCATACCCGCTCGCGGGGGAAGTAAACGCATACCCAACAAAAACATCAAGGAGTTCGCTGGCAAACCTTTGATAGCTTATTCTATCGAAGCGGCGCAGCAATCAGGTTTATTTGAGCATATATGGGTTTCTACTGATTCTCAGCAAGTTGCTGATGTGGCGCGTCAATACGGTGCCGAAGTACCGTTTATGCGTCCGGATGAATTATCCAATGATTTTATTGGCACCCGTCCAGTAACGAATCACGGCATAGATTATTGTATCGAGAATTTTGCAAAACCTGAGTTTTGTTGTTGTATCTATGCCACTGCGCCTTTTTTGCAAGCCGAATATTTGCAGCAGGGTTTAACTCAACTGCAAAACAATCTTGATAAGTCTTTTGCTTTTTCGGTCACCAGTTTTCCTTTTCCAATCCAACGGGCGCTTAGTATAGAACAAGGCCTTGTCGCGCCGATGTTTGCCGAGAAAATTAATCAACGTTCACAAGATTTACCCGAGGCCTATCATGACGCCGGGCAGTTTTATTGGGGACGAACAGATGATTACTTGTCCAGCAAAGGGATCTTTTCTAAACATAGTCTGCCAGTAGTTTTACCCCGACACCTTGTACAGGATATAGATACGGTAGAGGACTGGGATCGCGCCGAGTTGATGTATCAGGCATACATGGGTGGGAAGCAATCATGA
- the pseI gene encoding pseudaminic acid synthase, with product MTEFYIGKRLIGSSQPPFIIAELSGNHSQDFSLACKMVDAAAQAGAHAIKLQTYTADSMTLNVASDDFVIQEKDSLWYGESLHGLYAKAATPYEWHKPLFERANALGMEAFSSPFDEDAVDFLAELDVPCFKIASFELTDLPLIKRAASKGKPLIMSTGMASISEIEQAVETARAQGCKDIVLLKCTSTYPALANNTNLNTIPNMRDAFAVPVGLSDHSAGVGVSVAATALGAPVIEKHFVLDRNAGGVDAAFSLEPDELASLVVETERAWQAMGSVVYGGTVAEEKSKYYRRSIFVSENIKKGERLTKQNLRIVRPASGLAPKHWEQVLGKVASVDMSAGEPLSWQSVDAKN from the coding sequence ATGACTGAATTTTATATTGGTAAGCGCCTGATTGGTTCAAGTCAGCCGCCGTTTATCATTGCCGAGCTAAGTGGTAACCATAGTCAGGATTTTTCACTGGCGTGTAAAATGGTTGATGCTGCTGCTCAGGCAGGAGCTCATGCAATTAAATTGCAGACATATACTGCCGACTCGATGACCCTTAATGTTGCCAGTGATGATTTTGTAATCCAAGAAAAAGACAGTCTTTGGTACGGCGAATCATTACACGGCTTATATGCAAAGGCGGCCACACCCTATGAGTGGCACAAACCATTATTTGAGCGTGCTAACGCCTTGGGAATGGAGGCCTTCAGTTCTCCTTTTGATGAGGATGCGGTTGATTTCTTAGCTGAGCTGGATGTGCCATGTTTTAAAATTGCCTCATTTGAGTTGACCGATTTACCCCTTATCAAGCGGGCTGCCAGTAAAGGCAAGCCGCTAATTATGTCCACTGGCATGGCTAGTATTAGTGAAATAGAACAAGCTGTTGAGACGGCTAGGGCGCAGGGCTGCAAAGATATAGTGTTATTAAAGTGCACCAGCACTTACCCCGCACTAGCAAATAACACTAACCTTAACACTATCCCTAATATGCGAGACGCATTTGCTGTGCCCGTTGGATTGTCTGATCATTCCGCTGGAGTGGGCGTATCTGTCGCGGCAACCGCCTTGGGCGCACCTGTCATAGAAAAGCACTTTGTACTGGACAGAAATGCGGGTGGCGTCGATGCGGCCTTTTCATTAGAGCCGGATGAATTGGCATCCCTGGTAGTCGAAACCGAGCGTGCTTGGCAAGCAATGGGTTCGGTGGTTTATGGCGGCACGGTTGCGGAAGAAAAATCGAAGTACTATCGCCGTAGTATTTTCGTAAGCGAAAACATTAAGAAAGGCGAACGGCTGACTAAGCAAAACCTAAGAATCGTTCGTCCTGCTAGTGGCTTGGCTCCCAAGCATTGGGAGCAAGTGCTAGGCAAAGTGGCCAGCGTGGACATGTCAGCAGGTGAGCCGTTAAGCTGGCAAAGTGTTGATGCTAAAAACTAA
- the pseG gene encoding UDP-2,4-diacetamido-2,4,6-trideoxy-beta-L-altropyranose hydrolase gives MLRVDASSQIGLGHLMRCISLAEALTKQGLSCHFAVNQQAVDICQSRPDWGWEISVVPYLDDTEKQLQWLQQQLEAGHFSALVLDGYHFDQSFRQALNQIHCFHVCFDDTNQLSQLHTDLVINGASNAEKLNYQSTATDAVLCLGEQYRVLRGEFTQPATFTLKERSYLTITMGGSDPFDLTLPLLQQLQRAGFGDTIQLITGAAYPVLAQLNEFLQQSRLKVKHSHNCQSMAQIFNQSRLVISAAGGSQFELQACGCPSLLLVVADNQFNATNQAATQGWCELWDMRRSDKAEQIEVLVEHLMILWQQQQLLEKMSQRAYQTRDIQGAQRVANAIILGIEQNEQ, from the coding sequence ATGCTCCGTGTGGATGCTTCAAGCCAAATTGGACTGGGGCATTTAATGCGTTGTATTTCCCTGGCTGAGGCATTGACTAAGCAAGGGCTTAGTTGTCATTTTGCGGTCAATCAACAGGCCGTTGATATTTGTCAATCACGGCCTGATTGGGGTTGGGAGATCAGTGTGGTGCCTTACCTTGATGATACCGAAAAACAACTTCAATGGTTGCAGCAACAGCTCGAAGCAGGGCATTTTAGCGCTTTGGTATTGGATGGCTACCACTTTGACCAGTCGTTTCGTCAAGCCCTTAACCAAATCCACTGCTTTCATGTCTGTTTTGATGATACTAATCAATTATCCCAACTGCATACGGATTTAGTTATTAATGGTGCAAGCAATGCTGAAAAGCTCAACTATCAAAGCACTGCAACAGATGCCGTGCTTTGTTTAGGTGAGCAGTATCGTGTTCTGCGTGGCGAGTTTACTCAGCCTGCCACCTTTACCTTAAAGGAACGCTCATACCTTACCATTACAATGGGAGGCAGCGATCCTTTCGATTTGACCCTGCCGTTGTTACAGCAACTACAACGAGCAGGCTTCGGCGATACTATTCAGCTGATAACTGGAGCGGCGTACCCCGTACTTGCTCAACTGAATGAATTTTTGCAGCAATCTAGATTGAAGGTGAAACATAGCCATAATTGTCAAAGCATGGCGCAAATATTTAATCAATCGAGACTAGTGATTTCTGCCGCGGGAGGCAGTCAGTTTGAGCTTCAGGCCTGTGGTTGCCCAAGTTTACTCTTGGTTGTTGCCGACAACCAATTCAATGCCACCAATCAGGCTGCCACTCAGGGCTGGTGCGAATTGTGGGATATGCGCAGGTCAGATAAAGCCGAGCAAATTGAAGTACTGGTTGAGCATCTTATGATCTTATGGCAACAACAGCAGTTATTAGAGAAAATGAGTCAGCGAGCCTATCAAACACGGGATATACAGGGGGCTCAACGGGTCGCAAATGCGATTATTTTGGGTATAGAACAAAATGAACAATAG
- a CDS encoding GNAT family N-acetyltransferase, whose translation MNNSDTAPTLEGYGVKLRPVGADDLEQLRQWRNDPQVSQFMLSQKPISAEQQSAWFAHIQRATNQLHFVIEYKGSAIGSANIKTRGGVKSLSGAHSIEPGLYIGEPKYRQNIIAFSPTLLLNDYCFDVLKCQHLRAIVKANNQAALNYNQKLGYRTVQSGDLIEIELNFEDYQRCSVTLKSLLSRNKTRN comes from the coding sequence ATGAACAATAGCGATACGGCACCAACCCTAGAAGGCTATGGTGTTAAGCTCAGGCCGGTCGGTGCTGATGATTTGGAACAATTACGCCAATGGCGCAATGACCCGCAGGTCAGTCAGTTTATGTTGTCGCAAAAGCCGATTAGCGCAGAGCAACAAAGTGCTTGGTTCGCGCATATTCAGCGCGCCACAAATCAGCTGCACTTTGTGATTGAATATAAAGGTAGTGCAATAGGCAGTGCCAATATCAAAACCCGAGGCGGGGTAAAATCACTTAGCGGTGCGCACTCCATAGAGCCGGGGTTATATATCGGTGAGCCCAAGTATAGACAAAATATAATTGCATTCTCACCCACTTTATTACTCAATGATTACTGTTTCGACGTGTTGAAGTGTCAACATCTAAGAGCCATTGTGAAAGCGAACAATCAAGCGGCATTAAACTATAATCAAAAATTAGGTTATCGAACCGTTCAAAGTGGAGATCTGATTGAAATTGAATTGAATTTCGAGGATTATCAAAGATGTAGTGTTACTTTGAAATCTCTGCTGTCACGCAATAAAACTAGAAATTAA
- a CDS encoding acyl carrier protein — protein MSHNETLRQTFSTSLGIELDAINDQLSYNSIPQWDSTAHMILIAELENQFNVMLDTDDIIDMSSVAKAKEILAKYDIQFDA, from the coding sequence ATGAGTCATAACGAAACTTTACGACAGACATTTTCAACTAGTCTAGGCATTGAACTAGATGCGATCAATGACCAGCTTAGCTATAACAGTATTCCTCAGTGGGACTCTACTGCTCATATGATCCTTATCGCAGAATTGGAAAATCAATTTAACGTCATGTTGGATACAGACGATATAATTGATATGAGTTCCGTGGCTAAAGCTAAAGAAATATTAGCCAAATATGATATTCAATTCGATGCTTAA
- a CDS encoding SDR family NAD(P)-dependent oxidoreductase — protein sequence MLNDRIILVTGATGDIGQATAIKCAEQGAFLYLAGRNSETLHALSERVGQSAVLSYDVTDERQVKQAFATIMQNSGELHGVVNAAGVMFEAPFAMTRLTDLQQQLNVNTVSAYIHCQLGARLMTRNRRGSLINLCSVVGEQGSAGQSAYATSKAALTGLTRSIAKELGHLGIRVNAVTPGFIDTAMTANYQGDKRQSIINKTMLGRIGNANEVADLICFLLSEQASYITGQVIGVDGGLRL from the coding sequence ATGCTTAATGATAGGATTATTCTTGTCACAGGTGCCACAGGCGACATCGGTCAAGCAACCGCGATTAAATGTGCCGAACAAGGTGCATTTTTATATTTAGCGGGACGAAATAGCGAAACACTCCATGCTCTAAGTGAACGAGTTGGGCAATCAGCAGTTTTAAGTTACGACGTTACTGATGAACGCCAAGTTAAACAGGCCTTTGCCACCATCATGCAGAATTCCGGTGAATTGCACGGCGTGGTGAATGCAGCTGGCGTGATGTTTGAAGCCCCCTTTGCAATGACTCGTCTAACCGATCTACAACAGCAACTTAACGTCAATACTGTATCTGCTTATATTCACTGTCAGTTGGGGGCGCGGCTGATGACCCGCAATCGTCGTGGTAGCCTGATTAATCTATGTTCAGTGGTTGGTGAGCAAGGCAGCGCTGGACAAAGTGCGTATGCTACAAGTAAAGCCGCTTTGACGGGACTCACTCGCTCTATAGCAAAGGAATTAGGTCATCTCGGAATTAGAGTAAATGCAGTCACACCTGGTTTTATTGATACCGCTATGACAGCCAATTACCAAGGTGATAAGCGTCAATCAATCATAAATAAAACCATGTTGGGCCGGATTGGCAATGCCAATGAGGTAGCCGATTTGATTTGTTTTCTATTATCTGAGCAAGCAAGCTACATAACTGGCCAAGTAATCGGTGTGGACGGTGGGTTGAGGCTTTAA
- a CDS encoding AMP-binding protein, whose product MFFNDLYKHSGKLALIDGSVKLTYSQLDETCTKLQSEIEDQIGKTKQLILLKAANTSATLIAYLSCLRLGHAIMLVNPDIEELQLNHIQQNFSASLLVCGTENQTTKLIKYQNTQPVTRAELALLLPTSGSTGGAKHVALSYQNLDANAESIGQYLPIEANDLTLCALPFFYSYGLSVINSHLRKGACCVFTRSSPMTREYWQLFELHKISSFAGVPFVYDMLLRLRFTQKDLPHLRYFTQAGGKLDEEKVKILANYARSNGKQFYVMYGQTEATARMAYLAPDQVAIKPSAIGKAIPGGKFELIGKQGQVISAVNQVGELKYFGPNIMLGYVNQDSDFDRLAPLPFLMTGDLAFRDQQGDYFISGRKSRLIKLFGKRIELDEVESELQAQGLITYCGGSDKGLIVAVTQQNLTAKDLSDADLQRIVADKLAVHISAVEVRLLTELPRTVAGKKDYSSLLNRTK is encoded by the coding sequence ATGTTTTTCAATGACCTATATAAACATTCTGGCAAATTGGCGCTCATCGATGGTAGTGTTAAATTGACTTACTCGCAGCTCGATGAAACCTGCACGAAATTACAAAGTGAAATTGAAGATCAAATTGGAAAGACTAAGCAATTGATCTTGCTTAAAGCCGCAAATACAAGTGCTACACTGATTGCATATCTGAGTTGCTTGCGCTTGGGACATGCCATCATGCTAGTTAACCCTGATATAGAAGAGTTGCAGTTAAACCACATTCAGCAAAACTTTAGTGCAAGTTTGCTAGTCTGTGGCACTGAAAATCAGACTACTAAGTTAATTAAATACCAAAATACTCAGCCAGTGACGCGAGCAGAATTAGCCTTACTATTACCTACATCTGGTTCTACCGGTGGTGCCAAACATGTTGCACTAAGCTATCAAAACCTTGATGCTAATGCAGAATCGATAGGTCAATATTTGCCTATTGAGGCTAACGATCTTACGTTGTGTGCATTACCTTTTTTTTATTCTTATGGCTTATCGGTGATCAATAGCCATTTACGTAAAGGAGCTTGTTGCGTTTTCACACGCTCCAGCCCAATGACCCGTGAATATTGGCAATTATTTGAACTACACAAAATTTCCAGTTTTGCTGGGGTTCCCTTTGTGTATGACATGTTATTGAGATTGCGTTTTACCCAAAAGGATTTACCACACTTGCGTTATTTCACTCAAGCAGGTGGTAAGTTAGATGAAGAAAAAGTCAAAATACTAGCTAATTATGCTAGGAGCAATGGCAAACAGTTTTATGTAATGTATGGACAAACAGAAGCAACAGCAAGAATGGCATATTTGGCACCGGATCAGGTTGCTATCAAACCTAGCGCAATAGGAAAAGCCATACCTGGCGGTAAGTTTGAGCTTATAGGGAAACAGGGGCAGGTTATTAGCGCCGTGAACCAAGTAGGCGAGCTCAAGTATTTTGGTCCTAATATTATGTTGGGATATGTCAATCAAGATAGCGATTTTGATAGATTGGCACCCCTTCCTTTTTTGATGACAGGGGATCTGGCCTTTCGCGACCAACAAGGTGATTATTTTATTAGTGGCCGCAAGTCTCGTTTAATTAAATTATTTGGCAAAAGAATCGAATTGGACGAAGTTGAAAGTGAGCTACAGGCACAGGGACTAATTACCTATTGTGGGGGGAGCGACAAAGGTTTGATTGTTGCTGTTACACAACAAAATTTGACGGCCAAAGACCTTTCTGACGCAGATTTGCAACGCATAGTAGCTGATAAATTAGCCGTGCATATTAGCGCGGTAGAAGTGAGGCTCTTAACTGAGCTGCCA